The DNA sequence CACCTGCGTCTCGGCGGTGTCGAGCACGATGATCGAGTGCTCGGCGGTGATCGGTTCCGGCCGCAGCACCTCCGGCACGACCGGGATCGGCAGCGTGCCGGAGACCGAGCCGCTGCCGTCGTCTTCCGGGCCCGGCGGTTCGAGCGGTTCGAACGGCGGCGGCGGGACGAGCTGCGGGCGCCGCCGCCACCAGAGCCCGGCGAGCAGGCCGGTCAGCAGGCCACCGGAGCCGCTGACGGCCGACGCCAGCCCGGCGCTGATCCCGGCCGGCGCTTCGGCCGCCACCGGGGGCGCCACCGGCGCGGGCACGGCCGGCAACGGGCCGAACCGCACGGCGGGGTCCTTGGCGTCCTCCGGCAGCTGAAGCACCTGGCCCGGCTCGATCCGGGTGGCGTCGGTGAACGGCGTGCCGTCGGGCCGCGGCCTGCCCTGGTTGAGCCGGAAGATCTCCGCGAACCGGTTCCCGTCGCCGAGCGCGCGTTCGGCGATCTTGAACAGCGTGATGTCGTCCGGGTTGTCGGCGTGCGGCACGATGTAGTACTTGACCGACGGCGGGGGCGGCGCGGTCTGCGCGAGCGCCGGGCCCCCGGCGAGCATCGCGAAGAGGACACCGGCGGCACCGGCTTGCCCGGCCCGCCCGAGGACGCGGCGCACCGCGGAAGCCCGGTTTTCGGCCATGGTCGGCACCTCTCCCCGGCGACCCCGGCGGGTTCCGGTGTTGCCCCCTACACGGGGCCGGTGCGGACGCGGTTCAGATCTCGTCCCAGGGAACGGTTTCGTAGGCCTTCGCGAGCAACGCCACCGCGCCGTCCGCGGGCGGCAGGACGAGGTCGTCCACGGCGGCGACCGGGCGGCCGGGCGTTTCCGAGTTCGTCACGAACACCGCGTCGAAATCGCGGAGGTCGGCGGGCCGGACTTCGCGCGTCTCCTGCGGGACGCCGAGGCGCCGCAGGGCTTCCTGCTGCACCAGCATCGTGATCCCGGGCAGCACCGCGGCTTCCGGCCACACGATCGTGTCGCCGGCCAGGAAACCGGTGTTCCAGATCGACGCTTCGCTGATCCGTCCGGCGTGGTCGACGAACAACGCGTCGTCGAACCCGGCCAGCGCGGCTTGGCGGGAGTGGTGGATCAGCCCGAACGTGCCCAGATGCTTCACCTGGGGCAGATCCCGCTCGTAGCGGACCGTCCGCAGGCGCAGCGGCGCCGGGTCGGGCGCGTGCGGCGGGAGCGTGCGAACCAGGATTTCCGGCGTCATCGGTTCGGCGAACGAGCGCGTGAGCACCAGAACCCGCACCGAAAGCGCCGGTTCGCCGTCGATCGCCTGCCGGACGTAGGAGCGCACCTGGTCGACGTCGAGGTCGGTGCCGAACAGCAGCCGGGTGCTCGCCGCGAGCCGTTCGAGGTGGAACGCGAGCCCGCGGACCCGCCCGTCCCGGACCTGCATCGCGGTGAAGTGGCCGTAGGAGACCATTCCCGCGAGCGCGGCGTCCGGGCCGAGCGGATCCCCGTTCAGCTCGTAGCGGGGCGGCACTACTGGACGGTGACGCCCGTGAACTTGACCTGCTTGGTCGGCGTCCCGGTGCCGTCCTGCGGGTTCGGGTTCGCGATGCCCGCCTTGGCGACCGCGTCGAGCACCTTCAGGCCCTCGTCGCTGATGCTGCCGAACACCGAGTAGTCCGCCGGGAGGCCTTCGGCGTTGCCGTAGACCATGAAGAACTGGCTGCCGCCGGAGTTCGGGGCGGACGTCTTCGCCATGGCGAGGATGCCGCGGCCGTACTTGATCTCCGGGAACGCCTCGTCCGGCATCGTGTAGCCGGGGCCGCCCTGGCCGTCGGTCGTCGGGTCACCGGTGGCCGACGGGTCACCGCACTGCAGCATCTGCAGGCCTTCGGTGCCGAGCCGGTGGCACATGGTGTCGTTGTAGAAGTTCTGCTTCGCGAGGCTGATGAAGCTCTGCACGGCGCAGGGCGCGAGGGCCCGGTCGAGCGTCAGCGGGATGTCGCCCGCGGTGCTCTTGAGCGTCACGTTCACCGTGCCGGTCGACGGGACGTTCTTGCCGTCGGGCGTGTTCACCTTCTTCGGCGCCTTGCTGCCCGTCGTGTCGGCCTTGAAGTCGCACGTCGTCGGGTTCGGCAGCGCCGTGGCCCGCTTCGGCAGCGCGGTGCGCTGCGTCGGGATCTGGACTTCGGTCGGCGGCGGCGTGGCCGACGACGACGCCGCGGTGTCGGTGTTTTCCCCGCCGTTGGCGCTGACGATCCACACCACCACGCCCGCGACGACGAGGACCGCCACGCCGACGACACCGGCGCCGATCCTCCGGCGTCGCTTCTGCTGCTCCAATCGGCGCTCGAGCTGCCTCTCGAGCTTGCGCTTCGCAGCTTCGCGGCGCTGCTGGTTGGTCGCCACCCCGTACCCTCCAGGTTTCCGCTCGTGTCACACGTCTGAGGTAGCGGCAGTGTATGGGCACAGCCTGTGAGGACCATGTACAGGGCCCGCTAGTCTCAACCCGATCGTGATCGGCGCCATCCGGCGCGGATGTCCGGGAGGCGTTCGGTGCTCGTCGTCGGGTTCGGCAGCGGCCCGCTGCAGGCCAACTGCTACCTGCTGGCGGAGGCCGCCGGCGGGCCGTGCGTGGTCGTGGATCCGGGGCAGGACGTGGCCGGTCCGCTGGCCGCCGCGCTGGCCGAGCACCGGCTGGTCCCGGCGGCCCTCGTGGCCACCCACGGGCACCCGGACCACGTCGCTTCGGCCGCCTCGCTGTCGGCCGGGCACGGCGTCCCGCTGCACCTGCACCCCGCCGACGCCCAGCTCCACGACGGTGCCAGCGTCCCGCTCGAGACCGGGACGTTCGCCGGGCTGGACATCGACGTCCGGCCCGCGCCCGGGCACACCCCGGGGTCGGTGGTGCTCGTCCTGGAGACGGCGGAGGGCGGCCGGCTCGCGCTGACCGGCGACACGCTGTTCGCCGGGTCGGTGGGCCGCGGCGACGTGGCGGGAGCGGTGCGGGAGCTGCTGGTGAGCCTGCCGGACGACACGGTGGTGCTGCCGGGCCACGGCCCGGCGACGACGATCGGCCGGGAACGCGCGGGCAACCCGTTCCTCGCCGGGACGGGGGCGTGAACATGGCCGGGGAGACGACCGAGCGGATCGCGCTCTTCGAGGAGGACCCGCGCGGGCGGCGGCGCCGGGGGATCTCGGGCCTGATCGGCGTGGTCATCGTGGCCGCGGCGTTCGGCGGCATCGCCGGGCTGATCGGCGGCACGGTGACCGGGCTGGTCGTCGCGCTGGTGATCGCCCTGCCGCTGCTGTACGTGATGGCGGTCAGCATCCGGCGCCGCGTCTGGCTGGAGGGCTCGACGCTGCTCGTGCGCACCTGGGGCCTGCGCCGGGTCGACCTGGTCACCGCGACCCGGCTCGACCTCGTCGTCGGCGACGTCCGGGGCAGCCGCACGGTCAGCCTGCTGGTCAACGCCGGTCAGCGCGGCAAGGTCGCGAAGGTCGACCTCGCGGTGTTCTCCGGCACCGGCGGGCGCGAGCTGGGCATCCTGCAGCTGCGGAAGCTGGCGAACGCGCTGATGAACAACACCGAGGCGAACGGCCTCGTCTTCGGCGAGCTGCTGGTCGCCGAGCTGAAGGCCGAAGCGCGCGGCTCCGGCGTGGCGGAGCGCCCGCTCTACCGGCTGGCGTCGGTGGCGCCGTCGGGGAAGTACGTGCAGCGCTTCACGATGGAAGCCGTCAGCCGGTTCGTGGCGACTCTCGACTGACGTCCGCTTCGCGCAGCTGCTCGAGCTGGTAGACGAGCTCCGGCACCTCCTGCGCGATGTAGGCGGCGAGGCGCTCGACGTGGTGCAGCGTGGCGCGGACGTCCTCCAGAGCGGCCGCGATGCGCGGCAGGGATTCCACGGCCTGGACGGCGCCCGTGACCACCCGCAACGCGCCTCGCACGAGGCACCGCGGTCCGGCGAACAGGAACATGGGGCTTTCCTACCCCGTTCTCGCCGGTGCGACCAGGCCGGGGTACGCCGGTGTTACGGGTGGGACGGAACGGCTTTCGTGGTGCTGCTGAGGTGGGCGGCCGGCTCGCGGGAGGCGATCAGCGCGGCCAGGACCGTCGTCACCGGGACGGCCGCGACGATGCCGACGCTGCCGGCGAGCGTGCGGATTATCTCCTGCGCGATTTCCTCGCTGCCGAGCAGCGCGCCCAGGCCGACCCCGGAGATCGACGAGTACAGCAGCACCGGCAGCGCGGCCCCGGCGTAGGCCATGACGAGCGTGTTGACCGCGGAGCCGACGTGGTCGCGGCCGATCCGCAGGCCGGAGCGGTACAGCTCCCGCCAGGTCAGGTCCGGGTTGGCGCGGCGCAGTTCCCAGACGGCGCTGGTCTGGGTGACGGTGACGTCGTCGAGCACGCCGAGCGCCCCGATCACCACCCCGGCGAGCAGCAGCCCGCGCGCGTCGATGCCGTGGCCGAGCGAGCCGATCAGGGTCGACGTGCTGTCGTCCAGGCCGGTGAGCGAGGCCGCGGCGGAGAAGATGGCGGAGAGGACACCGATGAGGGCGAGGCTGACGAGCGTGCCGAGCACGGCCGCGGACGTTCTCGCGGAGAGCCCGTGGGTCAGGTAGAGCGCGATGAACATGATCGCGCCCGCCCCGGCGATCGCCACGACCAGCGGGTTCTCGCCGGCGAGGATGGCCGGGAGGATGAACAGCGCGATGACGGCGAAGGACAGCCCGAGCGCGACCAGCGCGGCGACCCCCTGCCAGCGGCCGAGCACGAGCACCGCGACCGCGAACAACGCGGCCAGCACGAACAGCGGCGTCCCGCGCTGGAAGTCGACCAGCTGGAAACTGGCCGGATCACCGGCGTTCCCGCCGTTGTAGGCGAGCACGACGGCGTCCCCGGCGGCGAACCGCGGGGTGCTCGGCTCGATCGGGACGGTCAGCTTGAGCGGCTTCCCGTTCGCCGGGCCGTCGGTCATGGTGAGGTCGACGGTCAGGCACGGTTTCGCGTCCGGGTCGGCCTGGTCGCCGACCTGCACCTGGCCCTGGGCGAGGCAGGGACCGGTGTTCGTGGCGGAGATGCTCGCGTGCACGGGCGTGCCCTGCGGGACGACGCTCGTCGGGGAGGCCTTGCCCCAGGGGTAGAGGACGATCATCCCGACGACGGTGGCCAGCGCCAGCGGCGCGAGGAGCCAGATCAGGAGCAGCTTGACGCGCCGGGACGCGGGGGCGGCGGGGCCGTGGCCGTGCCCGTGGCCGTGTCCGTGGCCGGTTTCGGCTGTGGTGGCGTGGGTGGGTTCCGCCGGTGTGCGCGGCTTGGCCCCGGCCGTGACCCGCTGGGGCCCGGTGTCGCCGCGGCGGGTGGCCCGCTGGGGTCCGGTGTCGCCGCGGCGGGGCCTGCGGGTGGCCGCGGGGTCGGCTTGGTCGGTGGCCGGGACCCGCTGTGTGCCGGTGGTGCCGGGGCGGAGTGCGGCAGGGTCGGCTTGGTCGGTGGCCGGGACCCGTTGCGGGCCGGTGTCGCCGCGGCGGGGCCTGCGGGTGGCTGCGGGGTCGGCTGGGTCGGCGGCCGGGACTCGCTGTGCGCCGGACCG is a window from the Amycolatopsis sp. cg9 genome containing:
- a CDS encoding aminotransferase class IV family protein, whose protein sequence is MPPRYELNGDPLGPDAALAGMVSYGHFTAMQVRDGRVRGLAFHLERLAASTRLLFGTDLDVDQVRSYVRQAIDGEPALSVRVLVLTRSFAEPMTPEILVRTLPPHAPDPAPLRLRTVRYERDLPQVKHLGTFGLIHHSRQAALAGFDDALFVDHAGRISEASIWNTGFLAGDTIVWPEAAVLPGITMLVQQEALRRLGVPQETREVRPADLRDFDAVFVTNSETPGRPVAAVDDLVLPPADGAVALLAKAYETVPWDEI
- a CDS encoding peptidylprolyl isomerase; its protein translation is MATNQQRREAAKRKLERQLERRLEQQKRRRRIGAGVVGVAVLVVAGVVVWIVSANGGENTDTAASSSATPPPTEVQIPTQRTALPKRATALPNPTTCDFKADTTGSKAPKKVNTPDGKNVPSTGTVNVTLKSTAGDIPLTLDRALAPCAVQSFISLAKQNFYNDTMCHRLGTEGLQMLQCGDPSATGDPTTDGQGGPGYTMPDEAFPEIKYGRGILAMAKTSAPNSGGSQFFMVYGNAEGLPADYSVFGSISDEGLKVLDAVAKAGIANPNPQDGTGTPTKQVKFTGVTVQ
- a CDS encoding MBL fold metallo-hydrolase gives rise to the protein MLVVGFGSGPLQANCYLLAEAAGGPCVVVDPGQDVAGPLAAALAEHRLVPAALVATHGHPDHVASAASLSAGHGVPLHLHPADAQLHDGASVPLETGTFAGLDIDVRPAPGHTPGSVVLVLETAEGGRLALTGDTLFAGSVGRGDVAGAVRELLVSLPDDTVVLPGHGPATTIGRERAGNPFLAGTGA
- a CDS encoding YibE/F family protein, which encodes MDRPDLADDDTGPIRRVRDEVSPSPGPGTSGTPGTPGKPARHTPPEAARRSPDPARRRPATGPQRVPAETGSHRIPAATAAPRPVRRADTGPQRVPAGEQADAAPPRRGATGAPRVPTGDPADPAANRKPRRGDTGPQQVPAADQADAAAPRSGAQRVPAADPADPAATRRPRRGDTGPQRVPATDQADPAALRPGTTGTQRVPATDQADPAATRRPRRGDTGPQRATRRGDTGPQRVTAGAKPRTPAEPTHATTAETGHGHGHGHGHGPAAPASRRVKLLLIWLLAPLALATVVGMIVLYPWGKASPTSVVPQGTPVHASISATNTGPCLAQGQVQVGDQADPDAKPCLTVDLTMTDGPANGKPLKLTVPIEPSTPRFAAGDAVVLAYNGGNAGDPASFQLVDFQRGTPLFVLAALFAVAVLVLGRWQGVAALVALGLSFAVIALFILPAILAGENPLVVAIAGAGAIMFIALYLTHGLSARTSAAVLGTLVSLALIGVLSAIFSAAASLTGLDDSTSTLIGSLGHGIDARGLLLAGVVIGALGVLDDVTVTQTSAVWELRRANPDLTWRELYRSGLRIGRDHVGSAVNTLVMAYAGAALPVLLYSSISGVGLGALLGSEEIAQEIIRTLAGSVGIVAAVPVTTVLAALIASREPAAHLSSTTKAVPSHP